TCGGTAAGAGCCTTCTCACGCACCTCGTTGATCACAGTCAAGAATACGTGCGGCCCTGCGTCAGTGAGGTTTCCCACCTTTCCCTCATTGCCAGCCAAGTCTTTGTACCAATGTTTCATGGAGCTGAACACACCCACATCAAGCGGCTGGGTAATGTGGCTGGTGTGGGGTGGTAAGAGAACCGTAGTGATGTTGTGCTCGATGCATTTCAGGAGAAACCTCTTCTGCGTGTGGCTGTGATGCCCATCCATATAGAGTATTCGACGAATATGAGGGGCGTCGTTCCCATATTTGTCTTTCGGCATCGTGTCAGGAATAAAAACCTGCGTCAACCATTTCCAGGCAGTGTTGTTGTTCGTGAAGCCAGAATCTGAGAATTCGAACACCATGTCCTTGTAATCTTCCGCACGAGATCCCTTCGGAAACCATTGACCCTGCACGGTTTTTCCCTTGAAGATCACCAAGGCCCTCGTGCTTTTTCCAGTTGCCGAGACTGTTTCAATAACCGTTGTAGTTGCGCTTCTGCCAGTGACAGATTGAATGGCAGGTTCACCCCTGAGTCCAACCACTTGTCCgcctcttccttctccttgttggaaCCCAGTTTCGTCCATGTTCCAGCGGTTCTCTGGAaggacctcctccagagtctgGGAGGTGATAGTTGTAATGAATTCTTCGAGTTTATCGTGTGTCGTGCCATCGATTCTGGCTTGTTCCAAAGACACGGGCCGCTTGACTTCGAGAAGATTATGACGAGTAACGAAGTTGGAAGCCCAGTTCTTGCCCACGGTTTCAGTGTTGCCGTTCGCTTTGAGCAGGTAGTTGGCAATCTTTGAGATGTCCTTTAGCTTGACGGGTCTGGCAATGGAGTGTTGGAATTTAACGTGGTCCAACAGACCCCGCTCGTGAGCCTCTGACAATTTTTTATTGTTGCTATGAGCCCAATTCATTTTAAGCGCCAATTCCTTGTAGGAAATTCTCATCTTCTCGATCCAGTCGGGCTGTAGAGAACCATGTTGTTTCAGTAGACGGATCCTCCACGAGACGGTAGAATCAGGAACGTTCCATTTTTTGCCTGCTGCTTTGTGAGTTGAGTTGGTCCTGATCACCTCCATGCAGGCTTTGTAgaggctctctggtgggTACTGCTTCCTCTTCCGCCTCTCTTGATTGTTGAGCATCGCTGTTTCAGGTAAGGTGATCTGAGTGGATGTGAGTTgatagctacagtagctatCAGAACATAGCTATTGGAGATACGGGTTGGCACAGTCACAATTGACGTGTCTTGGTCTATGGGTCATGTGCATGTATCTTTGGGGCCAACCTCTTTTGAACTAAACCTCCCCAGCACTTACTATACTACAATAGACGTGATTGTTGCTATCCAACAGACGGAAAGAATCATGTTCTCCGTCCCCCTACAAAACCCCTACTCTAGACAGTCACTGTAAATTCAGCCAATCAAATCGGCCACCCTGAGTCAAATAAAGTTTGGAGGTTGCTAATTTTGTGCATCAGAGACGCACAAATAAGGCCACTTGGGGCTTGGGAGGATTATCAAGTGCTTGGGCTACGCCTATTCCGTCACAAAATTTTACACTGACCTGGCCAATAGCGTGTATGGAAACCACTGATACTGAGACAAGTCACTGCAGTACGCAGGAGAACATGTCCCGGAAGGCTTGCACTTTTTGCACTAAATTCTAATATTATACAAGGATGAGTACAATACGTTGACAGTGCGGCTCAACACGTTTACTCTGACCAACATACGTCATCATCCTCTTTGCAAAGACAGGAAGCTAAAAGTCCAACGTGCCATGAGTTTAACGGGTGAGTGGGATCGGCAATCGAACCTAGTAGCCGCTATCTTCCCCACAACGGGGCCTTCATCCGCTTCATTGAGCCCACTTGCCTTCAGGTGATTGTTCTAGTTGtgagaccaagaagcaACAATTATCCTCTTACGTGCTCGGCTCGGCAGGTAAACTTCATGGCATAGATACGcgctacagtatgtacttgtagccacTTGATGGAACTTGCTACAAATTCACAACCAAAATAGTTGCATGAAGTTGCCTCTTTCATGTGGGGTTGAAACCGCGCAATTATGTGAGAGCTAGTAGAGCTAAGGGAAATGGAGCGGCAGAAACTCGGACGAAATATTGCTCAGAAATACAGTACGTTATTCCTGAAGATTATTACCGACTCCCGATAAGTTCGGTATCTGGGTTATACTGCGCACAAAGTTTCTCTAGTGCGGCATGAGGGTGCTATCAAGAGGCTATGTGTGGTGCACTGTGTGCACTGTGACATCTGTTTTTATGTGAGCCTCGGGTTCCATCAtgagctacaagtagccacttgtactgtactgtaacaGAATTCCAGGTCTAACTAAATTTAAAATGAGACACCAAGCTTCAAAAACTTCGCTATTCTCGTAACTGTGACCCACCTGAGTGTCAGGACGTCCGCTTTCAGGGGATGCCTTGAAGCTAGAACATACTTACAAGTTGTCGTTTTGCGGAAACTCGATGAACTTACCTTTAGTCCAATAGCCGGTCTAGTTCAGTGTGCAATTAAGACATTATGTTTCGTCCATATTTCCGATCAGCCCCCAGCTTCTAAATGAGACGTAGCTCCAAGCCCCAATGACGAGGTCCAAAAACTGCACTGATTTGTACCAGAGACGAACACTAAAAGGCTTCTGCATGTGTCTTTGGTCATGTGGCCGCAAGTGTCTGACAAGATATTATGCGTGGATGGTCTGTAGAGAATAATGAGATCTCACGCAAAAGTACCGGATGTGGGGTAAGGGGAGTTTACCC
This genomic interval from Yarrowia lipolytica chromosome 1E, complete sequence contains the following:
- a CDS encoding uncharacterized protein (Compare to YALI0E02178g, some similarities with uniprot|Q01165 Magnaporthe grisea Transposase); protein product: MLNNQERRKRKQYPPESLYKACMEVIRTNSTHKAAGKKWNVPDSTVSWRIRLLKQHGSLQPDWIEKMRISYKELALKMNWAHSNNKKLSEAHERGLLDHVKFQHSIARPVKLKDISKIANYLLKANGNTETVGKNWASNFVTRHNLLEVKRPVSLEQARIDGTTHDKLEEFITTITSQTLEEVLPENRWNMDETGFQQGEGRGGQVVGLRGEPAIQSVTGRSATTTVIETVSATGKSTRALVIFKGKTVQGQWFPKGSRAEDYKDMVFEFSDSGFTNNNTAWKWLTQVFIPDTMPKDKYGNDAPHIRRILYMDGHHSHTQKRFLLKCIEHNITTVLLPPHTSHITQPLDVGVFSSMKHWYKDLAGNEGKVGNLTDAGPHVFLTVINEVREKALTESNIASGWRASGLWPLDPEKIRSNPRLIRENGNKEPLGAVRQDYTSQDTVRAIFPINTPTPAVPDMPLQPSLEELENSIHDDTHDETYKCTSESESDGSGSSDSSDSDVSASDIIVNDGAMDASDYEFLAAVNEELLERQNNANQVDADETLGSQQAFHNFSSSHWHHDDCIEKIFCKETYPPMENPPTGGNALLTWAHSTHPAMRDFLIHGLKPFVEMIDRLVGDLYHMQEDATMRQHEIDIVRSKTKRIRVNRSAPDQVISSQDVFAAIGAREDRGNARRERSARSTGEEPTQEEPTQEEPTQEDSTRQQSTRQQSTRQRSTRRAGPFSKVPPSLFADSPTSDTSSGPQDDNCPSSDSLMLSD